From one Lolium rigidum isolate FL_2022 chromosome 4, APGP_CSIRO_Lrig_0.1, whole genome shotgun sequence genomic stretch:
- the LOC124647964 gene encoding uncharacterized protein LOC124647964, translating to MAAEIKRMKKLCRACDPPTTTSTSTTTTGSSCTAVPDEDLSSLLSSLSVTKRPCPSAAAADHHHHALKRPRYHAQPLHEQMRGTPTHMNQRPDALFSHPLINAGLEIRCDEDDMEEGSTTSTRPPHCRDRLDWSGFLPELLRLICRRLPLADVPRFASVCKHWNSCAFPVYPADAAPVLLHTLVTGAGSVRFYYPYVHKMFVLSTPRQTQGSRVFSADGNGCLMLRTPRNSVMFVNLLGDDAGPAVFETPPRENDEGFMCCAPHGDGDRPYDRSIFAVYPHMGRVRIQSWDRGSWKSFPSVGGFFTMSFSCNPVMHKGKLYCLGEDGDLGVYDPIKTEWTVLPKPTGFGPGIPYMNCYLVESQGELLAALTGSNNQTPIHVLRLNEKKMEWERIESLGGRALFTGTASSLLMARPPQSMANKVYLPRFYGRRPQVIQAELETSAGRLFFVPKEETLLKEDADCGDGRAWCYDLESISSSEQFTRGSSKNLPQYMWVHLGNSASPTSESGDGMVIG from the coding sequence ATGGCCGCCGAGatcaagaggatgaagaagctatGCCGCGCCTGCGACCCCCCTACCActaccagcaccagcaccaccaccaccggcagcAGCTGCACCGCCGTACCGGATGAGGatctctcctccctcctctcgtCCCTTTCCGTAACCAAGCGCCCGtgcccttccgccgccgccgccgaccaccaccaccacgccctcAAACGCCCACGATACCACGCCCAACCACTACACGAGCAGATGCGAGGTACGCCCACGCACATGAACCAACGCCCGGACGCATTGTTCTCACACCCATTGATTAATGCAGGACTGGAGATCCGTTGCGACGAAGACGACATGGAAGAgggaagcaccaccagcacccggcCGCCGCATTGTCGTGACCGCTTAGATTGGTCGGGCTTCCTGCCGGAGCTGCTCCGGCTTATATGCAGGCGGCTCCCGTTGGCCGACGTCCCCCGGTTTGCATCAGTATGCAAGCACTGGAACTCGTGCGCGTTCCCGGTCTACCCGGCCGATGCCGCCCCCGTCCTGCTCCACACCCTCGTCACCGGTGCCGGCTCGGTCCGCTTCTACTACCCCTACGTGCACAAGATGTTCGTCCTCTCCACTCCTCGTCAGACACAAGGCAGCAGGGTGTTCTCCGCCGACGGCAATGGATGCCTGATGCTCCGCACGCCGAGGAATTCCGTCATGTTTGTTAATCTCCTTGGCGACGATGCCGGCCCCGCCGTGTTCGAGACGCCGCCAAGAGAGAATGACGAAGGGTTCATGTGTTGCGCGCCACACGGCGATGGTGATCGCCCCTACGACCGCAGTATCTTCGCCGTATACCCGCACATGGGCAGAGTAAGGATCCAGAGCTGGGATCGGGGAAGCTGGAAGAGCTTTCCTAGTGTTGGAGGTTTCTTTACAATGTCCTTCTCCTGCAACCCGGTGATGCACaaggggaagctgtattgcctagGGGAAGATGGGGATCTTGGAGTGTATGACCCAATTAAAACCGAGTGGACAGTGCTCCCCAAACCCACCGGCTTTGGCCCCGGCATTCCGTACATGAACTGTTACCTCGTCGAGTCGCAGGGGGAGCTGCTCGCCGCTCTGACGGGCAGCAACAACCAGACGCCCATTCACGTCCtgaggctcaacgagaagaagatggAGTGGGAGAGGATAGAGTCATTGGGTGGACGCGCGCTCTTCACGGGAACGGCATCGTCGCTATTGATGGCCAGGCCACCCCAGTCCATGGCCAACAAGGTGTACCTCCCTAGGTTCTACGGCCGTCGTCCTCAGGTCATCCAGGCAGAGCTCGAAACCTCCGCCGGCCGCCTCTTCTTCGTTCCCAAGGAGGAAACGCTGCTCAAGGAGGATGCGGATTGCGGTGACGGCCGCGCTTGGTGCTACGATCTGGAATCGATCTCCTCTAGTGAACAGTTCACAAGGGGTTCCTCCAAGAACCTGCCACAGTACATGTGGGTTCATCTTGGCAATTCTGCCTCTCCCACGTCGGAGTCAGGTGATGGAATGGTTATAGGCTAG
- the LOC124649601 gene encoding protein LURP-one-related 8-like, which yields MAKVYPNVAVPSLALPAAAAAVAGEQEPVTLTVWRKSLLFNCRGFTVFDASGNLVYRVDSYASDSRAEVVLMDAAGRPVLTVRRKKRAIGLVGGDQWLVFPGEDTRAPPLYAVKRRGAVVIGGGSGGNKSMAHVAACGGAVGGGRYEVEGSYARRCCVVYDERRRAVAEVRPKEAMVGTDVFRMVVRPAAAGMDVSLAMAVVLALDEMFGKPSLLRNWSS from the coding sequence ATGGCGAAGGTGTACCCGAACGTGGCCGTGCCGTCCCTGGCGCTtccagcggcggcggctgcggtggCCGGCGAGCAGGAGCCGGTGACACTGACGGTGTGGCGCAAGTCGCTGCTGTTCAACTGCCGGGGCTTCACGGTGTTCGACGCGAGCGGCAACCTGGTGTACCGCGTGGACAGCTACGCGTCCGACTCCCGCGCGGAGGTGGTCCTGATGGACGCCGCGGGCCGCCCCGTGCTGACCGTCCGCCGCAAGAAGAGGGCCATCGGCCTCGTGGGCGGCGACCAGTGGCTGGTGTTCCCCGGCGAGGAcacgcgcgcgccgccgctcTACGCGGTGAAGCGTCGCGGcgccgtcgtcatcggcggcggaaGCGGCGGAAACAAGTCCATGGCGCACgtcgcggcgtgcggcggcgccgtGGGCGGCGGGCGGTACGAGGTGGAGGGGTCGTACGCGCGCCGGTGCTGCGTGGTGTACGACGAGCGGCGGCGCGCCGTGGCGGAGGTGCGGCCGAAGGAGGCGATGGTGGGGACGGACGTGTTCCGGATGGTggtgcggccggcggcggcggggatggaCGTGTCGCTGGCCATGGCCGTGGTGCTGGCGCTGGAcgagatgttcgggaagccgtccCTCCTCAGGAACTGGTCCTCGTAG